Genomic DNA from uncultured Fibrobacter sp.:
CCCATTCGACTTCATTCCTAAGGGTATCGAGCGGACGGAACATCGAATCTTTCGCGGTGTTACATGCAAACTTATAAAGAGTCTCCTTTTTCGGAGCCGGATCAAAATAGAACTGCGGCTTATTGGAAGACGCCCCCCTATAAACCAGCTTCGGATAAAGCACCTTGTTTTCGGGAGAGGTCAGGTGACAGTTCGACGTATCGGCAAATACGGAATCAAAATAGACGTTACGCGTAAAGCTTGCCTCAAGCACGTTAGCAAAGGGCTGCGATACCGATTCAAGTTCAAGCTTGGTCGTATCCATGTCGGCAATGGCAAGCCACAACGTGTCGGCCGTTTCGGCAGACAGGTTCAGGTCACCCGTCCAGATACCCACCTGCTCGGTAGAAAGTTCAATCTTCTGGTTACCATTACCATCCATAAAGGCGACGACGCGGTAATGCCCCGCCTTAAGTCCCGTAAGCGTAAAGTGTCCGGCACTGTCGGCACGGGTCAGATACAGCGGAGGTTCCTTCAACAACAGCGGTTCCTTGCTGATTTCCTTGGTGGTCGTATCACGGTACTTTTCAAGATAATGCCTAGAGTTGCGCTCTTCACCCAACAGGAAAAGTCCGATACTCGGATATTCCTTCTTGCGCATCATCGCCTGGTCCACAAGCACACGGCCCGAAACCGTCAACGAATCGATAATGGCACCCGTCGAGAACACCACCTGGAAAGGCTTTGCAAGGGCGTTCCCGTGCAAGTCCTTGATGCCGCCCGCAAAGGTAACCGTATAGGTCGTTCCCGTATCAAGCTCGGCACGCGAGGTAAGGGTCAACTTGTTGCCGCTCACCTCAAAGCGCAATTTCTTGTCGATAGGCGGCGAAATGGAAACGGCGCTTCGCGGAATGGACGCGTTAATCCACTCGTCGAATTCGAGCTTGACCATCAGTTCGTTCGGATGGTTCGTCGTATTCGGTGCAGGGTAAACAGCCGCCACACGCGGCGGGAGCTTATCTTCGGGGCCACCGCTAGGAGCCACCTGAGTCGCGCAGGACACAAGCGTCACGGCAGTCAGCGCCACGCAGCAAAAAAACGCACCTATTTTCAACAACGAATACTTCATCAGTCAATCAGCTGGATAATCTTGCCCAGGCGTCCCCAACGAATGCGGAACGGAAGCCTCCACCAGGTAAACGGATTTTTAAGGGAGAACGCCTCGTCGTCATTTTCGAACGAGAAATAGATTACGAACGCCTTCGCGCGGATATTCCTGAGCGAAACAAATCCCCAGTAGCGGCTGTCGGCGGAATTGTCGCGGTTGTCGCCCATCATAAAGAACTGCGGAGTCTTCACCACGTACGTTTCGAGCGGCTTTCCACCCAGGAGCAACCTGCGGCGAATTTCAAACTTCGTATTTGCCGGAGCGTCAAGCGTATCGCCCGCCATGCCTTCTACCGTGGATCCGCCATCCTGCGGAGCATCGACATCGACAAGTTCCACAGTTCCCGCATTGTCTTCTTCGGCCTGGTTCAACAGGGCGACATTCCCTTCAAGGTCACGCAGCAGCGAACCTTCGAACGCAATGTAACTCACCGGGCGCATCATGCCCCCCTGAAGGTTCGGGTCGATCATCGGCAGGTACGCAATACGCGAAAGTTCCTTAAAATACGCAAACGACATCACGCCCGAAACCGAGTCCCCCTGCGTAAGCCGCTGCTGAATGAGTGTGCGGTTCCGGCGGAAAAGTTCATTCAAGGCAAGGCCACGGTCATTTTCCACGGGAATCCTGAAATTCTCGAAGTCGTAGTTGTTGACTTCGACACTGTCCTTCCAAAGAGATATTTCGAGTTCCACCGATTCATCCGGATTTTCCTGCGCCACCAGGGAACGCAGCCACCACAGCTTTTCGAGCGGCATCTTGTCGACCACAAACGAGTCCCCCACCGACGGCACTACGAATGCGTCGCGCTCGTCACGCGGAGAATAAGTTCGTGCAGTCGCCGTGTACTTGCCGCGCCCGGGCAAGGTATCCTGCAGCACACCGTTAATGTAAAGGCGACCCTTATGCACCGCCACCGTGTCGCCGCTCACCGCCACGCAACGCTTGATGTAGTCCTTCGGACCATCGGCATAGTGAATCAGGTGCGACTGCCCCGGCTTGGGTTCGTGATCCCAGTAGAGGTTCCCGAACATCAGCGCATTGAACAGGTGCGTATAACGCACAGGATTTCCGTCAGGATATTCAGGTTCGCCTGGATAACGGAAAATCACCACGTCGCCCTTGGCCGGGTACGCGTATCCGGGGAATTTCTGGTTGCTAAACGGGATCGGAGAGCCGTAGGTAAACTTGAGTCCGAGCAAGAAGTCGCCCGTATGGAGCGTATCTTCCATCGACCCGCTCGGAATCTGGAACGCCTGGATTACATACTGAATAACAATCAAGGCAAGCGCCACTGGGACAATGATTTCCCGAAGCAGGCCCTTCACAAATTTCTTCATCGAAAACGGTTCTTTATTTTCCATCGGTATATTCAACTTAAAATGCAATTAAAGGTTACGGATTTTCTTGACGAGTGAACGACTTACCACCAGCTGGGTTGCCGCCTTGTCGCGAAGCACCATGACCATGCGACCGGCATCGCCCTTGCGGCATTCGGCAATGTAATCGATAGCCACAATGTGCGAACGGTGCACACGCGTAAAATGCCTCGGGTCCAGTTTTTTCTCTAATTCCACCAGCGGGGTATCTATCACGTACTGTCCGTTTACGGTATAGACGGTCGTGTACTTTTCTTCGCTATGGAAACGGATAACCTCGTCAATGTTCACGAACAAGATACGGTCGCCCACCTTCACCTGCAGGCGCTGCAAGTAAAGTCCGCTCATATCCACAAGGTGCCTCAGCTTTTCCCAGTTCAGGTCCGACGGAACGGTCGTATCGTCCACTTGCGGAATCGCCTTGCGGAGCTTTTCGATCGACGAAGCCAGGCGTTCGGGGGCCACCGGTTTCAAAAGGTAGTCCACCGTATTCTCTTCGAAAGCCTTGAGCGCGAAATTATCGTACGCCGTCGTAAAAATAACCAGCGGCACGTCATCGCCATCCAGGGAATGTAGCACTTCGAATGCGTCCATGTCGGGCATCTGGATATCCAGAAACACCACGTCGGGCATCATCTCATGAATCATCTTGACAGCCTGCGCCCCAGACCCCGCCTCTCCCAAAATCTCGATTTCAGAAGAATAAGGTTCCAATAGCGAAATCATGCGCTTGCGGGCAAGCGGTTCATCGTCAATGACAAGGGCTGAACACTGCATATCACTCCTTGGGCTGTTCCGTTACGGGGTTCTTCGACGAATCTTTCACAATGGGTTTTTGCGGAGCCTTGAAGATTCGAATCAAATCCGCATGCAGGCCGTCCTTGTCTTCGTAAAGCACGCCCGCAGAAGTCATGTAGCGCAAGTTGCCGAATTTTATGCGCTTGAAATTCCAATGGATCTTGTCATTCGAAAGCGAGACCTTGATGGTGCTATCGGAAACAACGAAAGTTCCCTTCAGCGAGTCCGTCTCCATCGTATCGCGCAAAGTCAGCTGGACTGCTTCAACGGAATTGTCTTCCAGAAGCGTCATGCGGACCATACGGCTTGTGCAGTCATCGCACGGCAGGCGCCCCGAATAAAGCCCCGGCACATCCTTCGGAATTTCGATAGGGGGCAAGTCGGGCAGGGGTTCCGACTTTTCTTCGGAACAGGCCACGAGCAGGGCTACGGTGCACAGCGAAAACAAGAACTTTTTTCCACTCATGCGCCTAATTTAGAAAACGAAAAGCCCGCACGAGCGGGCCCAAGAGCGATTATAATGGAAATTCGCAATGTTTATACGGCGCTGCGATAGAGCCGCTAGATTCCCTTGGAATACACGACCCTGAAGCCCACAGTCTGGCCACGGTACATAGGATCTTTCTTGTTACGTTCGGCAGATGCAAGGGCGGTCACCTTGTCGGACCATCCCCCACCACGGATTCCCTTGAGCGTGCCACTCGAAGCGCCCGTGTAATTGACCTGCGAAGTTGTCGGCAAACTGGCATACCAGTCCCCCACCCACTCGGCCACATTTCCGCCCATGTCGTAAAGGCCATAAGCATTGGGGATGTAGCTTGCCACTTCGACCGGTCCCTTGGACTGGGCGTAATAGGCATATTTCGACGCCTCGGCTGTTCCCC
This window encodes:
- the lepB gene encoding signal peptidase I, giving the protein MENKEPFSMKKFVKGLLREIIVPVALALIVIQYVIQAFQIPSGSMEDTLHTGDFLLGLKFTYGSPIPFSNQKFPGYAYPAKGDVVIFRYPGEPEYPDGNPVRYTHLFNALMFGNLYWDHEPKPGQSHLIHYADGPKDYIKRCVAVSGDTVAVHKGRLYINGVLQDTLPGRGKYTATARTYSPRDERDAFVVPSVGDSFVVDKMPLEKLWWLRSLVAQENPDESVELEISLWKDSVEVNNYDFENFRIPVENDRGLALNELFRRNRTLIQQRLTQGDSVSGVMSFAYFKELSRIAYLPMIDPNLQGGMMRPVSYIAFEGSLLRDLEGNVALLNQAEEDNAGTVELVDVDAPQDGGSTVEGMAGDTLDAPANTKFEIRRRLLLGGKPLETYVVKTPQFFMMGDNRDNSADSRYWGFVSLRNIRAKAFVIYFSFENDDEAFSLKNPFTWWRLPFRIRWGRLGKIIQLID
- a CDS encoding LytTR family DNA-binding domain-containing protein, which translates into the protein MQCSALVIDDEPLARKRMISLLEPYSSEIEILGEAGSGAQAVKMIHEMMPDVVFLDIQMPDMDAFEVLHSLDGDDVPLVIFTTAYDNFALKAFEENTVDYLLKPVAPERLASSIEKLRKAIPQVDDTTVPSDLNWEKLRHLVDMSGLYLQRLQVKVGDRILFVNIDEVIRFHSEEKYTTVYTVNGQYVIDTPLVELEKKLDPRHFTRVHRSHIVAIDYIAECRKGDAGRMVMVLRDKAATQLVVSRSLVKKIRNL
- a CDS encoding Ig-like domain-containing domain, with the protein product MKYSLLKIGAFFCCVALTAVTLVSCATQVAPSGGPEDKLPPRVAAVYPAPNTTNHPNELMVKLEFDEWINASIPRSAVSISPPIDKKLRFEVSGNKLTLTSRAELDTGTTYTVTFAGGIKDLHGNALAKPFQVVFSTGAIIDSLTVSGRVLVDQAMMRKKEYPSIGLFLLGEERNSRHYLEKYRDTTTKEISKEPLLLKEPPLYLTRADSAGHFTLTGLKAGHYRVVAFMDGNGNQKIELSTEQVGIWTGDLNLSAETADTLWLAIADMDTTKLELESVSQPFANVLEASFTRNVYFDSVFADTSNCHLTSPENKVLYPKLVYRGASSNKPQFYFDPAPKKETLYKFACNTAKDSMFRPLDTLRNEVEWEWKKMESDTLPPKVTGVKTNSKAKVLFPDDSLIVHFNKPKLDSLTQTFYVAINKDTTQLQVKQMDPVRFAVEKTAPWQTDISVIFLMGYMDTTLAAADSNGKRDTVIELKYERLQKFETVSKLKLAKLRGKISGADTKAIVRLLSAATNQYYLEHCKADGSFSFDDLVEGDYLMDYYFPEEGRDLPDAGSVEPLRYGSAWRAISDTLKVKNGENLLDSLTKVVPSL
- a CDS encoding copper resistance protein NlpE N-terminal domain-containing protein produces the protein MSGKKFLFSLCTVALLVACSEEKSEPLPDLPPIEIPKDVPGLYSGRLPCDDCTSRMVRMTLLEDNSVEAVQLTLRDTMETDSLKGTFVVSDSTIKVSLSNDKIHWNFKRIKFGNLRYMTSAGVLYEDKDGLHADLIRIFKAPQKPIVKDSSKNPVTEQPKE